A genomic stretch from Acetobacter ascendens includes:
- the prmC gene encoding peptide chain release factor N(5)-glutamine methyltransferase, whose translation MITAEKTVPCQPIAQLLREGTQLLAQAGIEGPRREARLLLIHALSLTPEQLLARSPTENVPREPFFSYVKRRAAHEPFAYITGSKGFWSLDLAVSPASLVPRGDTETLITSLLEYRPDQASTLNILDLGTGTGCLLLAALAEYSKAHGVGVDINPQAAILAHANAQRCGMQERAFFMAAEWDAALAPSMRFDVVLSNPPYIPTSDLADLMPEVREHEPVRALDGGGDGLNAYRYICSRLPFLLVDGGLAVLEIGIGQEAALRTLADTNALHVVDVKADLAGIARAVVLEKQV comes from the coding sequence GTGATTACAGCAGAAAAAACAGTTCCCTGCCAACCAATAGCGCAACTGTTGCGTGAGGGTACACAACTTCTGGCCCAGGCAGGTATTGAAGGCCCGCGGCGGGAAGCGCGATTACTGCTTATTCATGCGCTTTCCCTTACGCCAGAGCAACTGCTGGCACGCTCTCCCACAGAGAACGTGCCGCGTGAGCCTTTTTTTTCTTACGTAAAACGCCGCGCTGCACATGAACCCTTTGCCTATATTACAGGTAGTAAAGGGTTCTGGAGTTTAGACCTCGCCGTGTCTCCGGCAAGTCTGGTACCGCGAGGAGATACAGAAACACTGATTACAAGCCTTTTGGAATATCGCCCAGATCAGGCATCTACGCTGAATATTCTGGATTTGGGCACTGGTACAGGTTGTTTACTGCTGGCGGCTTTGGCCGAATATTCCAAAGCGCATGGGGTAGGGGTGGATATTAACCCGCAAGCCGCCATTTTGGCGCATGCCAATGCCCAACGTTGCGGTATGCAGGAGCGCGCATTTTTTATGGCGGCGGAGTGGGATGCTGCTTTGGCTCCAAGCATGCGTTTTGATGTAGTGCTGAGCAACCCTCCCTATATTCCCACCTCGGATCTGGCCGATCTTATGCCGGAAGTGCGTGAGCATGAGCCTGTGCGTGCGCTAGATGGCGGGGGCGATGGGTTAAATGCGTACCGCTATATTTGCAGTCGTCTACCATTTTTGTTGGTGGATGGTGGGTTGGCTGTGTTGGAAATTGGCATAGGGCAAGAAGCCGCTTTACGCACCTTGGCAGACACCAATGCCTTGCACGTGGTGGATGTAAAAGCGGATCTGGCAGGTATTGCCCGCGCTGTGGTGCTGGAAAAACAGGTTTGA
- a CDS encoding DUF4167 domain-containing protein, translating into MNVKRMWTRHHRSNGSNGSSRQLNGQIPMNRNHVFDSHGPDVRVRGTAQQLFEKYLQLGRDYTGSGDRVAAEGYFQHAEHYFRIMNAMAQAAQQSQQERAERLAARQQRAVAQTNEGDEDRQDQDPQPDVREDSEPQPELSEG; encoded by the coding sequence ATGAACGTAAAACGGATGTGGACAAGACACCATCGTTCCAACGGGAGCAATGGGAGTTCCCGACAACTGAATGGACAGATTCCGATGAACAGGAATCATGTTTTTGATAGTCATGGCCCGGATGTGCGCGTGCGTGGCACAGCTCAGCAGCTTTTTGAAAAATATCTCCAGCTTGGCCGTGATTACACAGGTAGCGGAGACCGCGTGGCTGCGGAAGGTTACTTCCAGCATGCCGAACATTACTTCCGTATCATGAATGCTATGGCGCAGGCTGCGCAGCAAAGCCAGCAAGAACGCGCCGAACGTCTTGCCGCTCGCCAGCAGCGTGCTGTTGCGCAGACAAATGAAGGCGACGAAGACCGGCAGGATCAAGACCCTCAGCCAGACGTCCGGGAAGACTCTGAACCTCAGCCTGAGCTTTCCGAAGGCTAA
- a CDS encoding MlaD family protein produces the protein MLQGFMLILCHNIIIRDENTPMSRQNRAGACLFSGAVLAATLGFAVYAHGTQKSPGTDSYALSARFVSANGLERGADVDIAGVKVGRVSSITLDPATQMAFVHFTLDGALHLPQDSTLTISSATLSSENALMIEPGTSSTMAPPNGMLTHTLEPTSLEQQVSNYIFGAGNLGQ, from the coding sequence ATGCTGCAAGGATTCATGCTAATCTTGTGCCACAACATTATTATTCGGGATGAAAATACACCCATGAGCAGGCAAAACCGTGCAGGCGCGTGTCTTTTTAGCGGAGCAGTTCTGGCAGCCACGCTGGGTTTTGCCGTTTATGCACACGGCACCCAAAAATCTCCGGGCACAGATAGCTATGCTCTTTCTGCCCGCTTTGTTTCTGCCAACGGGCTGGAGCGTGGCGCGGATGTAGATATTGCCGGCGTAAAAGTCGGCCGCGTATCATCCATCACGCTGGACCCAGCCACTCAGATGGCCTTTGTGCACTTTACACTGGATGGCGCCCTGCATTTGCCACAGGACAGCACACTCACAATCAGCAGCGCCACACTTTCATCTGAAAACGCTTTGATGATTGAACCCGGTACGTCATCCACTATGGCGCCGCCCAATGGAATGCTGACACATACGCTAGAGCCCACAAGCCTAGAGCAACAAGTGAGCAATTATATTTTTGGTGCCGGAAATCTGGGCCAGTAA
- a CDS encoding undecaprenyl-diphosphate phosphatase: protein MSFLQAIIIALLQGATELFPVSSLGHAVILPALFHWSYDPHDPAFLPFLVMLHLGTSVALLVFFWKDWLALFKGASGSSGQRMQMESLHILWLLIVATIPAVVVGGLFEHFLRNLFGSASSAAIFLFLNGLLLLVVERLRSSVVRKNVNSVASMTSRDAVIIGLFQCLAFFPGLSRSGATICGGLLRGLHHDTAARFSFLMAQPVILAATVREAFKMRHLDLQPGQMRIALVAAVVSGLTALFSTAFLMRYFRDHDRWALSPFAWYCMGVGGIATILFHFMH from the coding sequence ATGTCGTTTCTTCAGGCTATCATTATCGCTCTTCTTCAGGGAGCAACAGAACTCTTTCCCGTAAGTAGCCTTGGACATGCTGTTATTCTGCCGGCGTTGTTCCATTGGTCGTACGATCCGCATGATCCGGCTTTTCTGCCGTTTCTGGTCATGCTGCATCTGGGCACCTCTGTGGCGCTGCTGGTTTTCTTTTGGAAAGACTGGCTAGCTCTCTTCAAAGGGGCTAGCGGCAGCTCCGGTCAACGCATGCAAATGGAAAGCCTGCATATTCTGTGGCTGCTCATTGTGGCCACCATTCCCGCTGTTGTGGTGGGCGGCCTGTTTGAGCACTTCTTGCGTAATTTGTTTGGTTCGGCTTCTTCTGCTGCCATCTTCCTGTTTTTGAACGGCCTGCTTTTGCTGGTAGTAGAACGGTTGCGCAGCAGCGTGGTGCGCAAAAACGTTAATTCTGTTGCCAGTATGACATCGCGCGATGCGGTGATTATCGGCTTGTTCCAGTGCCTTGCATTTTTTCCGGGGCTTTCGCGCTCTGGCGCAACTATTTGCGGTGGTCTGCTGCGCGGACTGCACCATGATACAGCGGCACGCTTTTCCTTTTTGATGGCGCAGCCGGTTATTCTGGCTGCTACGGTGCGTGAAGCCTTCAAGATGCGGCATCTGGATCTGCAACCGGGCCAGATGCGCATTGCCTTGGTGGCGGCAGTTGTTTCTGGTCTGACAGCGTTGTTCAGCACCGCCTTTCTGATGCGGTACTTCCGCGATCATGACAGATGGGCACTTTCTCCCTTTGCTTGGTACTGCATGGGTGTAGGCGGTATTGCGACCATTCTATTCCATTTCATGCACTGA
- a CDS encoding amino acid permease: MGDLSGSPRRKSLQRIEKENSNQRLNRTLGPLQLTMLGVGSTIGAGIYVMTGTAAANYAGPSILLSFIVAGVACLFTALSYGELASSMPVSGSAYTYAYVSMGERWAWAVGWLLLLEYGISCAGVAAGFSGYAVSLLQDFGVHVPSALSTTTLQVAFEGASRHVAAGWRMDAVGAFSILAVSLLLVLGVRESFKINALIVFLKVGVLALFVALGVWEVHPSYWTPFIPKYEGGFRFGFPGIFRAASVIFFAYVGFEAVSTAAGEARNPRRDVPVGIVLSLIICTVVYMIVAAVLIGVVPWQTLDVADPLAIAVNAMHQPWLALFVKLGAVIGLCSVLMGLLYAQSRIFFAMAEDGLLMPMFSKLHPRFQTPWIGSIVLGLGVALATAMLPIDIIGDLVSLGTAVAFGIVCFTVIWVRNKAPEIPRRFSVPWGGFTVRGIWLGYVPLLGIFFCATMVAPLCVDMILALYKGDPIPLLLLLAYAGIGWASYRFYGHVHSRLGREQREKAK; encoded by the coding sequence ATGGGAGATCTTTCTGGTTCGCCGCGGCGCAAATCCTTACAGCGCATTGAAAAGGAAAACAGCAACCAACGCCTGAACAGAACATTGGGGCCATTACAGCTTACCATGTTGGGTGTGGGCTCCACTATTGGTGCTGGCATTTATGTTATGACAGGCACGGCCGCCGCCAATTACGCGGGGCCGTCTATCCTTCTGTCCTTTATTGTGGCGGGAGTTGCCTGCCTTTTTACGGCTCTTTCCTATGGTGAGCTGGCATCTTCCATGCCGGTTTCAGGCTCTGCCTACACGTATGCCTATGTTTCCATGGGGGAACGTTGGGCATGGGCTGTGGGGTGGTTGTTATTGCTGGAATACGGCATTTCCTGCGCCGGTGTGGCCGCTGGGTTTTCGGGGTACGCTGTCAGCCTTTTGCAAGATTTTGGCGTGCATGTGCCATCAGCACTTTCCACCACCACGCTACAAGTTGCGTTTGAAGGGGCTTCCCGCCACGTTGCAGCAGGCTGGCGGATGGATGCCGTAGGTGCTTTTTCTATTCTGGCAGTTTCTTTACTGCTGGTTTTAGGGGTGCGTGAATCCTTCAAAATCAACGCGTTGATTGTTTTTTTAAAGGTTGGTGTTCTGGCGCTGTTTGTGGCGTTGGGCGTGTGGGAGGTGCATCCATCTTACTGGACGCCCTTTATCCCGAAGTATGAAGGCGGCTTTCGGTTTGGCTTCCCCGGTATTTTCCGCGCCGCATCAGTTATCTTTTTTGCGTATGTAGGGTTTGAGGCTGTTTCCACTGCAGCCGGAGAGGCGCGAAATCCTCGGCGGGATGTGCCTGTTGGCATTGTGCTCTCACTAATCATCTGCACGGTTGTGTACATGATTGTGGCTGCTGTGCTGATAGGCGTGGTGCCGTGGCAGACGCTGGATGTGGCAGACCCACTGGCTATAGCCGTTAACGCCATGCATCAGCCTTGGTTGGCTTTATTTGTAAAGCTAGGGGCCGTTATTGGCCTGTGCTCCGTGCTGATGGGGCTGTTATATGCCCAAAGCCGCATCTTTTTTGCCATGGCAGAAGATGGGCTGTTGATGCCGATGTTCAGCAAGCTGCATCCGCGTTTTCAAACACCGTGGATCGGCAGCATTGTGTTGGGCCTTGGTGTGGCGTTGGCGACTGCCATGTTGCCGATTGATATTATTGGTGATCTGGTCAGCCTCGGCACAGCCGTAGCGTTTGGTATTGTGTGCTTTACCGTTATCTGGGTGCGCAACAAGGCGCCGGAAATTCCACGCCGTTTCAGTGTGCCTTGGGGTGGCTTTACCGTGCGCGGTATCTGGTTGGGTTATGTGCCGCTTTTGGGGATTTTCTTCTGCGCAACCATGGTGGCGCCGCTTTGCGTGGATATGATACTGGCCCTGTATAAGGGGGACCCCATACCTCTGCTGCTGCTGCTTGCTTATGCCGGTATAGGGTGGGCCAGTTATCGGTTTTATGGCCATGTTCATTCCCGCCTAGGGCGGGAACAGCGCGAAAAAGCTAAATAA
- a CDS encoding ATP-grasp domain-containing protein, giving the protein MTQAEKQPSPLSLFEFWPGWVFYTPVVAYWILLGLRYGDVTLPTAANPRIETGGLCGESKSSILDMAGNYAKRWIAPYVTLPTGTHDLARAHTAMQAKGLTLPVVVKPDIGCNGTGVKLVRTEEELKAALASFPRKIRLVIQKLITWKHEAGLFYIRHPDSPMGEISSLTYKDIPALRGNGRDTVLQLLQKDSRTSKVLHIYTPRLTHCLHEVLPDGDELELVFAGNHCKGAIFRNGKADITPELTRQIDAIMQDIPDFHFGRIDVKFRSAEALREGKDFEIIEINGVGSEAIHIWDSRTTLREAYAAQFHHYRESFRIGAKKKKAGWSPTNLWEGVRLWQRQKRLLASYPLND; this is encoded by the coding sequence ATGACACAGGCCGAAAAACAGCCTTCTCCTCTCTCCCTTTTTGAATTCTGGCCTGGTTGGGTTTTTTACACGCCCGTTGTGGCATACTGGATTCTGCTTGGCCTGCGCTATGGGGATGTTACCCTGCCCACAGCCGCCAACCCGCGTATTGAAACGGGAGGCCTGTGCGGTGAAAGCAAAAGCAGCATTCTGGATATGGCAGGCAATTATGCCAAACGCTGGATTGCACCTTACGTCACGCTCCCAACCGGCACGCATGATCTTGCTCGTGCTCATACAGCCATGCAGGCCAAGGGACTCACCCTACCTGTCGTGGTTAAGCCCGACATTGGGTGCAATGGTACTGGCGTAAAGCTGGTACGTACGGAAGAAGAGCTGAAAGCAGCCCTCGCCTCCTTCCCACGCAAAATCCGACTGGTGATACAAAAACTGATTACATGGAAGCACGAAGCCGGGCTGTTTTATATTCGTCACCCTGACAGCCCTATGGGGGAAATTTCATCCCTCACTTACAAGGATATTCCGGCCTTGCGCGGGAATGGGCGCGATACGGTTCTGCAATTGCTACAAAAAGATAGCCGCACCAGCAAAGTGCTGCACATCTACACACCGCGCCTGACCCACTGCCTGCACGAAGTTTTGCCAGACGGTGATGAACTGGAACTGGTATTTGCGGGCAACCACTGCAAAGGGGCCATTTTCCGCAACGGCAAGGCAGATATTACACCGGAACTCACGCGTCAGATTGATGCTATCATGCAGGATATCCCCGATTTTCATTTCGGGCGTATTGATGTGAAGTTCCGTTCTGCCGAAGCACTGCGTGAAGGCAAAGATTTTGAGATTATCGAAATCAACGGTGTAGGCTCAGAAGCCATCCACATCTGGGATTCCCGCACCACGTTGCGCGAAGCCTATGCAGCCCAATTCCACCATTACCGGGAAAGCTTCCGTATTGGTGCCAAAAAGAAGAAGGCTGGCTGGTCTCCCACCAATTTGTGGGAAGGCGTGCGCCTGTGGCAACGCCAAAAGCGGCTTTTAGCTTCCTACCCGTTGAACGACTGA
- a CDS encoding DedA family protein: MLDQFLELTAAYPLAQVIIVILATFVLEDAATVITAIQVNLHTLSPITALVALYIGIVTGDVGLYGLGYLAARWKPAQRWVNTAQMENQKVWLSKNLFWVVFISRFIPGTRLPLYTASGFFNAGLPIFTAATFLATLIWTTALFALSLHVGGFILDHLGAWRWAGLAGFVLVIFFMGRLVARAQKQKT; this comes from the coding sequence TTGCTGGATCAGTTTCTGGAACTTACCGCCGCTTACCCCCTTGCGCAGGTTATTATCGTTATTCTGGCCACATTTGTGCTGGAAGATGCTGCCACAGTTATTACGGCTATTCAGGTTAACCTTCACACTCTTTCCCCCATTACAGCACTTGTTGCGTTGTATATTGGCATTGTAACGGGCGATGTGGGGCTTTACGGGTTGGGCTATTTAGCGGCACGCTGGAAACCTGCCCAAAGGTGGGTGAACACAGCACAGATGGAAAACCAAAAAGTCTGGCTTTCCAAAAACCTGTTCTGGGTTGTATTTATCAGCCGCTTTATTCCGGGCACCCGGTTGCCGCTTTATACGGCAAGCGGTTTTTTTAATGCGGGTTTGCCTATATTTACCGCCGCTACATTTCTGGCCACACTTATCTGGACAACCGCGCTTTTTGCGCTTTCGCTCCATGTTGGTGGGTTTATTCTGGATCATCTTGGCGCGTGGCGCTGGGCTGGGCTGGCCGGGTTTGTGCTGGTTATTTTCTTTATGGGCCGTTTGGTTGCCCGAGCACAGAAACAGAAGACATGA
- a CDS encoding lytic murein transglycosylase: MLRRKLLVGGASALFATPVLARTTAATAPHPAASSSYATFLAGVRREAIGQGISASVVDQALALTTQPNAKVLKADRHQPEFTLTWAQYKDRVLTEKKISDGLAAVGQRTALLNRISSTYGVHKGAIAGIWGLESAYGTRMGIFHVIDALATLTYDGRRSAFFRSELMKALSILGQGDITPAGMLGSYAGAMGQPQFMPSAYLRYAASYPEGGRRDIWHNEADVFASIANYLAKCHWLPGQPWGEEVLLPDTITQAQIGRTAVHPISWWAQQGVRPRAGQFSSAVQEGAIIRPDGVGGEAFIVYHNFNVIRRYNPSDFYALGVGLLGDAIT; encoded by the coding sequence ATGCTACGAAGAAAACTTCTTGTTGGTGGGGCTTCTGCTCTGTTCGCCACACCTGTATTGGCCCGCACAACGGCGGCTACAGCTCCGCATCCTGCGGCTTCATCCAGTTATGCCACTTTTCTGGCTGGTGTGCGGCGTGAAGCCATAGGGCAGGGTATTTCTGCCTCTGTGGTGGATCAGGCGCTGGCACTTACTACCCAGCCAAACGCCAAGGTGCTTAAGGCAGACCGGCATCAGCCGGAATTCACCCTGACATGGGCGCAATATAAAGATCGGGTTCTTACGGAAAAGAAAATTTCCGATGGGCTTGCGGCTGTTGGCCAACGTACAGCGCTGCTCAACCGTATCAGTTCCACATATGGTGTTCATAAAGGGGCTATCGCAGGTATCTGGGGGCTGGAATCTGCTTACGGTACACGCATGGGCATCTTCCATGTGATCGATGCGTTGGCGACTCTGACTTACGATGGCAGACGTTCAGCCTTTTTCCGCTCAGAACTCATGAAGGCGCTGAGCATTCTGGGGCAGGGTGACATCACACCCGCAGGCATGCTGGGCAGCTATGCAGGTGCCATGGGGCAGCCACAATTCATGCCCAGCGCCTATTTGCGTTACGCAGCCAGCTACCCGGAAGGTGGACGGCGCGATATCTGGCATAATGAAGCCGATGTTTTTGCCTCTATCGCCAATTATCTGGCCAAGTGCCATTGGCTGCCGGGACAGCCATGGGGTGAGGAAGTATTGCTGCCTGATACCATAACACAGGCACAAATTGGCCGTACGGCTGTGCATCCCATTTCATGGTGGGCGCAGCAGGGTGTGCGGCCACGCGCAGGGCAGTTTTCAAGCGCCGTGCAGGAGGGTGCCATTATCCGCCCGGATGGGGTGGGGGGCGAAGCCTTTATCGTTTATCATAATTTCAACGTGATCCGCCGCTACAACCCCTCCGATTTCTACGCGCTGGGTGTAGGGCTTCTTGGTGATGCAATAACGTGA
- a CDS encoding septal ring lytic transglycosylase RlpA family protein yields MKKLALVGCLAVLACSRQQPVAQQDLHYTVGPAWQAAGKWFYPREDFAWQGSGLAVREPAQAEGHLTADGEVWHAASMTGSHQTLQLPAVVRVTNLDNGRQIVIRLNDRGPNDPGCVIGLSPRAADLLGVGKEPARVQVVEDEMASRQFAEVLPGGPMLQISAAPLEKVQQTALGNAAVDRQGLTVLADNTTQETPAPGKVVLADLPATVMQGVPVSSMLWVETMDFTSRLAAMRQAAAQGASVRPVFLGHSTMWAVRYGPFTTISEADAALKRALATGLTGSHIVVE; encoded by the coding sequence GTGAAAAAACTCGCCCTTGTAGGGTGCCTGGCAGTGCTGGCCTGTTCGCGCCAGCAGCCCGTGGCACAGCAGGATCTGCATTATACAGTTGGGCCGGCATGGCAGGCCGCTGGTAAATGGTTTTACCCGCGGGAAGACTTTGCATGGCAAGGCTCTGGCTTGGCTGTAAGGGAGCCTGCACAAGCAGAAGGGCACCTGACTGCGGATGGTGAGGTCTGGCACGCTGCCAGCATGACCGGCAGCCATCAGACATTGCAGTTACCCGCCGTGGTGCGGGTGACCAATCTGGATAACGGGCGGCAAATTGTCATCCGCCTGAATGATCGTGGCCCGAATGATCCGGGGTGCGTGATCGGCCTTTCCCCTCGTGCCGCAGATTTGCTTGGCGTGGGTAAGGAGCCTGCGCGTGTGCAGGTGGTGGAAGATGAAATGGCCAGCAGGCAGTTTGCCGAGGTACTGCCCGGTGGCCCTATGTTGCAGATTAGTGCGGCCCCGCTGGAAAAAGTGCAGCAAACGGCATTAGGTAACGCGGCGGTGGATAGGCAGGGCCTTACAGTTCTGGCAGATAACACCACGCAGGAAACACCTGCGCCGGGCAAGGTGGTGCTGGCAGATCTGCCAGCCACTGTTATGCAGGGCGTGCCTGTGTCCAGCATGCTGTGGGTGGAAACCATGGATTTTACATCCCGCTTGGCCGCTATGCGGCAGGCGGCGGCACAAGGTGCCAGCGTTCGGCCTGTGTTTTTGGGGCACAGCACAATGTGGGCTGTGCGCTACGGGCCTTTTACGACTATAAGCGAAGCAGATGCCGCCCTTAAGCGAGCGCTTGCTACTGGTTTAACCGGATCTCATATCGTCGTCGAATAG
- a CDS encoding D-alanyl-D-alanine carboxypeptidase family protein, which translates to MLQTRRFLLAGGAALFSGAYALDAMARPRHHGAAAKGAAPAAAQPAVPGADTPATTPVGPVDTQARWACILDYNSGATLLEKNADERMPPSSLTKMMTAYVTFGMLKSGRLKLDQMLPVSERAWRMQGSRMFVPLGQSVSVQDLIQGMVIQSGNDACIVIAEGISGSEEQFVALMNDTATKLGLTNSHFMNATGWPAENHYMSARDVAYLALRLIHDFPEYYHFFSEKEFLFNKIRQENRNSLVVKGLADGLKTGHTDAGGFGLCASSEREGRRVVLAVNGLPSSAARGREAERLMGWAFANFETAQIVSKGDVLEQAPVWMGVTQTVPLVAAQDFKILLPHGWRNGTHLALDYNGPIIAPVQAGQVVGQLTVALPGGRQASIPVQAGQSVPALGFLGRAARRLHL; encoded by the coding sequence ATGTTGCAGACTCGACGGTTCTTACTCGCAGGGGGCGCTGCCCTTTTCTCTGGTGCCTATGCGCTTGATGCCATGGCACGGCCTCGCCACCACGGCGCGGCGGCCAAAGGTGCAGCACCTGCGGCGGCCCAGCCTGCTGTGCCGGGGGCGGATACACCCGCCACCACGCCCGTGGGGCCGGTGGATACACAGGCACGCTGGGCCTGCATTCTGGATTACAATAGCGGTGCCACACTGCTTGAGAAAAATGCAGATGAGCGCATGCCCCCATCATCCCTCACCAAGATGATGACGGCATACGTCACATTTGGCATGCTCAAATCTGGCCGCTTGAAGCTGGACCAGATGCTGCCTGTAAGTGAACGTGCATGGCGTATGCAGGGTTCACGCATGTTTGTGCCTTTGGGGCAGAGCGTGAGCGTGCAGGATCTTATTCAGGGCATGGTCATCCAGTCCGGTAACGATGCCTGTATTGTTATTGCCGAAGGCATTTCCGGCTCGGAAGAACAGTTTGTGGCGCTGATGAACGATACAGCCACCAAGCTGGGGTTGACCAATTCGCACTTTATGAACGCCACTGGCTGGCCAGCAGAAAATCATTACATGTCTGCGCGGGATGTGGCTTATCTGGCCCTGCGTCTGATCCATGATTTCCCGGAATATTACCACTTCTTCTCGGAAAAAGAGTTCCTGTTTAATAAAATCAGGCAGGAAAACCGGAACTCTCTGGTGGTTAAAGGTCTGGCTGATGGCCTGAAAACCGGCCACACAGATGCAGGCGGTTTTGGCCTGTGCGCTTCTTCCGAGCGCGAAGGGCGGCGTGTGGTGCTGGCCGTTAACGGCTTGCCATCTTCCGCAGCGCGTGGGCGGGAGGCTGAACGCCTGATGGGCTGGGCTTTTGCCAATTTTGAAACCGCGCAAATTGTCAGCAAAGGCGATGTTCTGGAACAGGCCCCCGTATGGATGGGCGTGACCCAGACAGTGCCGCTGGTGGCTGCGCAGGATTTCAAAATTCTTCTGCCACATGGCTGGCGCAACGGCACACATCTGGCGCTAGATTATAACGGCCCGATTATTGCACCTGTGCAAGCTGGGCAGGTTGTGGGCCAACTTACAGTGGCGCTTCCCGGTGGGCGGCAGGCCAGTATTCCGGTGCAAGCCGGACAGAGTGTGCCTGCTCTGGGCTTTTTGGGGCGGGCAGCACGTCGGCTGCACCTGTAA
- the tmk gene encoding dTMP kinase has product MACGMFITLEGAEGVGKSTQLRLLKENLEAQGQKVLATREPGGSVGAEDLRQLLLFGKNPLSARAEILTHFAARYDHVDQVILPALKAGQIVLCDRFTDSTMAYQGYGRANGDPAILSLIETLQKQLGLQPDITFLLQAPRAVSRQRLAVRGAPTDRYEQADEAFHARLADGFAHIAKAEPQRVRVVDTSVHSAEQVNAQILKDIQTCLAHAGG; this is encoded by the coding sequence ATGGCTTGTGGCATGTTCATAACGCTGGAAGGCGCAGAAGGGGTGGGAAAATCCACCCAACTGCGGCTTTTGAAGGAAAATCTGGAAGCGCAGGGCCAGAAAGTTCTGGCCACGCGTGAACCGGGAGGTTCGGTCGGGGCGGAAGATCTGCGCCAGCTTTTGCTCTTTGGTAAAAACCCGCTCTCTGCCCGGGCAGAAATTCTAACCCATTTTGCAGCACGGTATGATCATGTTGATCAGGTTATTCTGCCTGCTCTTAAGGCTGGGCAGATTGTGCTGTGTGATCGCTTTACCGATTCCACTATGGCGTATCAGGGATACGGGCGCGCCAATGGTGATCCGGCTATTTTAAGCCTGATTGAAACATTGCAAAAACAGCTCGGTTTGCAGCCAGATATAACATTTCTGCTGCAAGCACCGCGTGCTGTTTCTCGCCAACGTCTGGCTGTGCGTGGTGCGCCAACAGATAGGTATGAGCAAGCGGATGAGGCCTTTCATGCGCGTCTGGCAGATGGTTTTGCACATATCGCCAAGGCCGAACCGCAGCGCGTGAGGGTGGTGGATACCTCCGTTCATTCGGCAGAGCAGGTGAACGCTCAGATTCTGAAAGATATCCAGACCTGTCTGGCCCATGCCGGGGGCTAA
- a CDS encoding DNA polymerase III subunit delta', with protein MQEPRLASLQLRGHQAALQAFRQAMQGGCLPHAWLITGPPGIGKATFAFRLARILLGGEDELSPAGRRVSAATHADLLVVARGFDEKRQKYRSEIVADDVRPINSFLRRTAAEGGWRVVIVDGAEWMNRSAANAVLKILEEPPPATVLLLTCSAPGRLLPTIRSRCRKLELAPLDAADMSAVLHAQAPEAADTEIQRVMAEAHGAPGRALALLADKGGEVASLVHEVVQGITPLRSYEVAETILRRDYGFSLFFSLLSDTLQIQARQAARQGNPQCVALANAWEATMRKHAETERFNLDKQEALLEAMTIASRE; from the coding sequence GTGCAGGAACCGCGTCTGGCATCTTTGCAACTACGTGGGCATCAGGCTGCTTTGCAGGCGTTTCGGCAGGCTATGCAGGGTGGGTGCTTACCCCATGCATGGCTGATTACAGGGCCGCCGGGCATTGGCAAGGCCACATTTGCATTCCGGCTGGCACGTATATTGCTGGGCGGGGAAGATGAGCTTAGCCCCGCTGGGCGGCGTGTTTCTGCCGCCACACATGCAGATTTGCTGGTAGTTGCCCGCGGTTTTGATGAAAAACGCCAGAAATACCGCAGCGAGATTGTGGCGGATGATGTGCGCCCCATTAACTCCTTTTTGCGGCGCACAGCGGCAGAAGGTGGGTGGCGTGTTGTTATTGTAGATGGTGCGGAATGGATGAACCGTAGCGCTGCTAACGCTGTGCTGAAAATTCTGGAAGAGCCACCACCCGCTACCGTATTGTTATTAACTTGCTCCGCTCCTGGGCGGCTTTTGCCAACTATCCGTAGCCGATGCCGCAAGCTGGAACTGGCACCGCTGGATGCGGCAGATATGTCTGCTGTGCTGCATGCGCAGGCTCCAGAGGCTGCGGATACAGAAATACAGCGCGTTATGGCAGAAGCTCACGGCGCGCCGGGGCGTGCTCTGGCGTTGCTGGCAGATAAGGGTGGTGAAGTTGCCAGTCTTGTGCACGAAGTGGTGCAGGGTATTACGCCATTACGCAGCTATGAGGTTGCAGAAACCATTTTACGCAGGGATTATGGTTTCAGTCTGTTTTTCAGCCTGTTATCAGACACACTCCAGATACAGGCCCGTCAGGCGGCGCGGCAGGGTAACCCGCAATGTGTGGCCTTGGCCAACGCGTGGGAAGCCACCATGCGCAAGCACGCCGAGACGGAACGCTTTAATCTGGATAAACAGGAAGCCCTGCTTGAAGCTATGACGATTGCGAGCCGAGAATGA